In Papio anubis isolate 15944 chromosome 17, Panubis1.0, whole genome shotgun sequence, the following are encoded in one genomic region:
- the TUBG1 gene encoding tubulin gamma-1 chain, with the protein MPREIITLQLGQCGNQIGFEFWKQLCAEHGISPEGIVEEFATEGTDRKDVFFYQADDEHYIPRAVLLDLEPRVIHSILNSPYAKLYNPENIYLSEHGGGAGNNWASGFSQGEKIHEDIFDIIDREADGSDSLEGFVLCHSIAGGTGSGLGSYLLERLNDRYPKKLVQTYSVFPNQDEMSDVVVQPYNSLLTLKRLTQNADCVVVLDNTALNRIATDRLHIQNPSFSQINQLVSTIMSASTTTLRYPGYMNNDLIGLIASLIPTPRLHFLMTGYTPLTTDQSVASVRKTTVLDVMRRLLQPKNVMVSTGRDRQTNHCYIAILNIIQGEVDPTQVHKSLQRIRERKLANFIPWGPASIQVALSRKSPYLPSAHRVSGLMMANHTSISSLFERTCRQYDKLRKREAFLEQFRKEDMFKDNFDEMDTSREIVQQLIDEYHAATRPDYISWGTQEQ; encoded by the exons ATGCCGAGGGAAATCATCACCCTACAGTTGGGCCAGTGCGGCAATCAGA TTGGGTTCGAGTTCTGGAAACAGCTGTGCGCTGAGCATGGTATCAGCCCCGAGGGCATCGTGGAGGAGTTCGCCACCGAAGGCACTGACCGCAAGGACGTCTTTTTCTACCAG GCAGACGATGAGCACTACATCCCCCGGGCCGTGCTGCTGGACCTGGAGCCCCGGGTGATCCACTCCATCCTCAACTCCCCCTATGCCAAGCTCTACAACCCAGAGAACATCTACCTGTCGGAGCATGGAGGAGGAGCTGGCAACAACTGGGCCAGTGGATTCTCCCAG GGAGAAAAGATCCACGAGGACATTTTTGACATCATAGACCGGGAGGCAGATGGTAGTGATAGTCTAGAG GGCTTTGTGCTGTGTCACTCCATTGCTGGGGGGACAGGCTCTGGACTGGGCTCCTACCTCTTAGAACGGCTGAATGACAG GTATCCTAAGAAGCTGGTGCAGACATACTCAGTGTTTCCCAACCAGGACGAGATGAGCGATGTGGTGGTTCAGCCTTACAATTCACTCCTCACACTCAAGAGGCTGACGCAGAACGCAGATTGTGTG GTGGTGCTAGACAACACAGCCCTGAACCGGATTGCCACAGACCGCCTGCACATCCAGAACCCATCCTTCTCCCAGATCAACCAGCTG GTGTCCACCATCATGTCGGCCAGCACCACCACCCTGCGCTACCCCGGCTACATGAACAATGACCTCATCGGCCTCATCGCCTCGCTCATTCCCACCCCACGGCTCCACTTCCTCATGACCGGCTACACCCCGCTCACTACGGACCAGTCA GTGGCCAGCGTGAGGAAGACCACGGTCCTGGATGTGATGAGGCGGCTGCTGCAGCCTAAGAACGTGATGGTGTCCACAGGCCGAGACCGCCAGACCAACCACTGCTACATCGCCATCCTCAACATCATCCAGGGAGAGGTGGACCCCACCCAG GTCCACAAGAGCCTGCAGAGGATTCGGGAACGGAAGTTGGCCAACTTCATCCCGTGGGGCCCCGCCAGCATCCAAGTGGCCCTGTCGAGGAAGTCTCCCTACCTGCCCTCGGCCCACCGGGTCAGTGGGCTCATGATGGCCAACCACACCAGCATCTCCTCG CTCTTCGAGAGAACCTGTCGCCAGTATGACAAGCTGCGGAAGCGGGAGGCCTTCCTGGAGCAGTTCCGCAAGGAGGACATGTTCAAGGACAACTTTGATGAGATGGACACATCCAGGGAGATTGTGCAGCAGCTCATCGATGAGTACCATGCGGCCACACGGCCAGACTACATCTCCTGGGGCACCCAGGAGCAGTGA